The Streptomyces pratensis genomic interval TTGTCCGGGTTGCGGAGGAGGCGGCCGAAGAGCCCAACGATCTGAACCCGAAAGGGGTACTGCGCCCCGGTGTAGGGGTGTTGAGGGCTGTGGGGCTGGTATAGGCGTTCGTTGCTCGTACGACTGTGCCCGGCCGCTCTTGTGGAGGGCCGGGCACAGGGGTGGTGGGGGTCCGCCGGGTTTCGGTGCGGTGGGTGCGTGTGTCTCCGCCGTGGGTCGGGGGCGCCCTGTTGCGGCGGGTGCGCGTTCCCTCATCGTGGGTCGGCGGGTGCGCGTTCCCCGCCGTGGGTCAGGGACGCCTTGTTGCGGCGGGTGCGCGTTCCGTGTGGGTTCTGCGTGCGGCGGGTGGTGTGCTGCGGCTGTCGGGGGCCGGGGGCGCCAGGTGCCTTTGGGTCATTGGGTGTTGCGTACGGCGAGGGCGCGGCGGACGTCGTCGAGCTGGTCGGTGAGTTTGCGGCGCAGGGCGGGGGTGAGTGCGGGGTTGTCGAGTGCCTTGGTGCCGAGGCGGAGGCTGTCGGGGTCGATGGCGTGGGTGGGGAAGGCGTGGCGTCCGGCGGCTTCGGCGATGGCGGGGCCGCGGCGTGCGGCGAGTGCGATGGCGTCGGGGTAGTAGCGGGCGATGTAGGGGTGGAGGAGTTCGCTCTGTTCGGGCTGCCAGAAGCCCTGGGCTGTGGCGGTGAAGAGGTAGTTGGACAGGGTGTCGTCGGTGAACATGGCCTGCCAGGCGGCTGTTTTGGCTTCGGGGGTGGGGAGGGCGGCGCGGCAGCGGGCGGCGCCTTCCTGTCCGGTGGCGCTGGGGTCCTTGTCGAGTTCGTGGGCGATGGCTGTTTCGTCGGTGGCGCCGAGGACGGCGAGGCGGGTGAGGATGCGCCAGCGGAGTTCGGGGTCGAGTTCGGGGCCGCCGGGGACGGTGCCTTCGTTGAGCCAGTCCTGGATGGTGTCGGGCTGGGTGGCGGCGGCGATGAAGTGGCGTACGGCGGTGAGGCGGAGGCCGGGGTCGGGGCTGCCGGGTGTGGTGGCGGCGCCGTGTTCCCAGTCCTTGGCGGTGAGTCCTTCGGTGCGGCGCAGGAGGTCGCGGCAGAGGGAGGTGAGGGTGGCGAGGGCGGTGGGCCGGTCCTGGGGTGTGAGGTAGCGGTCGGCGATGTGGGTGGCTGCGAAGCCGAGGACGCCGTGGACGAGGGCGAGGTCGGTTTCGTAGGGGAGGTGGGTGCGGGCGGCGGTGAGGTGGACGGTGGGGTGGAGTTCGCCGTCGCGGACCATGTCGCGGGCGGCGTTCCAGAGGAGGGCGCGGGTGAGGGCGTCGGGGATGCCGGAGAGGTGGGTGAGGGCGGTGTCCCAGGAGTCGGGGTCGAGGCGGATCTTGGCGTAGGTGAGGTCGTTGTCGTTGAGGACGACGAGGTCGGGGCGTCGGCCGGGCTGGGTGGTGGGGGTGCCGTCCTGGGGGATGTCGAGTTCGAAGCGGCTGCGTGGCGTGAGCTGTTCGGTGCCGGTGTGGGTGTCGAGGCTGTGGTCGTAGGTGCCGACGGTGATGCGGTGGGGGCGGTTGCCGGCGTGGTCGACGGTGAGGTTCCAGCTGTTGCCGGTGTTCTCGACGTGGGCGGTGAGGGTGTCGATGCCGGTGGTGCGGAGCCAGGTGGCGGCCCAGGTGTGGACGTCGCGGTCGGTGGCGGTGGCGAGGTTGTCGATGAAGTCGGCGAGGGTGGCGTTGGAGAATTTGTGCCGGGCGATGTGGGTGTTGATGCCGGCGAGGAAGTCCTTCTCGCCGAGCCAGGCGACGAGCTGGCGGAGTGCGGAGGCGCCCTTGGCGTAGGAGATGCCGTCGAAGTTGAGGAGGGCGGAGGCGGTGTCGGGGACGGCGTCGGGGTCGGGGGCGACGGGGTGGGTGGTGGGGCGTTGGTCCGCGTCGTAGCCCCAGCCCTTGCGGGCGACGCCGAAGTCGGTCCAGGTGTCGGTGAAGCGGGTGGCTTCGGTGAGGGTCTGGTAGCCCATGTACTCGGCGAAGGACTCGTTGAGCCAGATGTCGTCCCACCAGGTGAGGGTGACGAGGTCGCCGAACCACATGTGGGCCATTTCGTGGGCGATGACCATGGCGCGGGTCTGGCGTTCGGTGTCGGTGACGGCGGAGCGGTAGAGGAATTCGTCGCGGAAGGTGACGAGTCCGGGGTTCTCCATGGCGCCGGCGTTGAATTCGGGGACGAAGGCCTGGTCGTAGGAGTCGAAGGGGTAGGGCTCGTCGAATTTCTCGTGGTAGCGGTCGAAGCAGTCGCGGGTGATGCCGAGGATCTCGTCGGCGTCGTTGTCGAGGTGGGGGGCGAGGGAGCGGCGGCAGTGGATTCCGAAGGGGAGGCCGGCGTGGTGGGTGGTGACGGAGTGCCAGGGGCCTGCGGCGACGGCGACGAGGTAGGTGGAGATGGGTGGTGTGGGGGCGATGGTCCAGCGGCCGTCGGTGGCCCGGGTGGTGGTGCCGTTGCCGAGGACGGTCCAGCCGGTGGGTGCGGTGACGGTGAGGTCGAATACGGATTTGAGGTCGGGCTGGTCGAAGGCGGCGAAGACGCGTTGGACGTCTTCCATGAAGAGCTGGGTGTAGACGTAGGTCTCGCCGTCGGCGGGGTCGGTGAAGCGGTGCATGCCTTCGCCGGTGCGGGAGTAGCGCATGGTGGCGTCGACGGTGAGTTCGTGGGGGCCTGCGGTGAGGCGGTCCAGGGGGTAGCGGTTCCCGTCGAGGCGTTCGGGGTCCAGGGGTTGTCCGTCGAGGCTGAGTGAGCGCAGGGTTTCCGGCTTGATCTCGACGAAGGTGTCTCCGGCCGTGTGGGCGGTGAACCGGATGGCGGTCCTGGAGTCGAAGGTCTCCTCGCCCGTGGTGAGGTCGAGGCCGACCGTGTACCGGTGTACGTCGAGGAGCTGGGCGCGGGTCTGCGCTTCGTTGCGCGTCAGTACGGACATGGCGCCCATGCTGCCGTACGGCTCCGGGGCTGTGCAGTGGGGTTCTCGCAGGGCTGACGGCGGGTGGCGGAGGCCGCACCGCCGGGTGGTTCACGGTGCGGCGGGCGTTCCGGGGTGCGCCGGCCGTTCCGGGGTGCGCCGGGCGGGTAAGGGTGCGCCGGG includes:
- the pepN gene encoding aminopeptidase N, with amino-acid sequence MSVLTRNEAQTRAQLLDVHRYTVGLDLTTGEETFDSRTAIRFTAHTAGDTFVEIKPETLRSLSLDGQPLDPERLDGNRYPLDRLTAGPHELTVDATMRYSRTGEGMHRFTDPADGETYVYTQLFMEDVQRVFAAFDQPDLKSVFDLTVTAPTGWTVLGNGTTTRATDGRWTIAPTPPISTYLVAVAAGPWHSVTTHHAGLPFGIHCRRSLAPHLDNDADEILGITRDCFDRYHEKFDEPYPFDSYDQAFVPEFNAGAMENPGLVTFRDEFLYRSAVTDTERQTRAMVIAHEMAHMWFGDLVTLTWWDDIWLNESFAEYMGYQTLTEATRFTDTWTDFGVARKGWGYDADQRPTTHPVAPDPDAVPDTASALLNFDGISYAKGASALRQLVAWLGEKDFLAGINTHIARHKFSNATLADFIDNLATATDRDVHTWAATWLRTTGIDTLTAHVENTGNSWNLTVDHAGNRPHRITVGTYDHSLDTHTGTEQLTPRSRFELDIPQDGTPTTQPGRRPDLVVLNDNDLTYAKIRLDPDSWDTALTHLSGIPDALTRALLWNAARDMVRDGELHPTVHLTAARTHLPYETDLALVHGVLGFAATHIADRYLTPQDRPTALATLTSLCRDLLRRTEGLTAKDWEHGAATTPGSPDPGLRLTAVRHFIAAATQPDTIQDWLNEGTVPGGPELDPELRWRILTRLAVLGATDETAIAHELDKDPSATGQEGAARCRAALPTPEAKTAAWQAMFTDDTLSNYLFTATAQGFWQPEQSELLHPYIARYYPDAIALAARRGPAIAEAAGRHAFPTHAIDPDSLRLGTKALDNPALTPALRRKLTDQLDDVRRALAVRNTQ